GACCCGTTCCTCCTGGCGGCCGAGCACCGCCCGGGGCCGGCCGAAGCCGGCGCGGTAGGCGGTGACCCCGAGGACGGCGAGCACCCGCGGCCGGTACCGCGTCACCAGGGCGTCGAGCGCGGCGGCGCCCTCCCGCAGCTCCTCGGCGGTCAGCTCGGCGGCGGTGCGGGTCGGACGGTCGGCCAGGTTGGTCACCCCCAGGCCGTGGGTCAGCAGCTCGCGGTCCTCCTCGGGCGCCAGCCGCCGGGGCGTGAAGCCGGCCAGGTGGATCGCCGGCCAGAACCGGTTGCCCGGCCGGGCGAAGTGGTGCCCGCGGGCGGCCGACGTCAGCGACGGGTTGATGCCGCAGAACAGCACGTCCAGACCCGGGGCGATCACGTCACGCAGCGGCTTGCCCGGCACCCGCGCGAGGGTAGCTCCGGCGCCGGTCGCGGTGCCCGGCGCACACTGGCCGGCATGACCGACGGCGCCGACGCGGCCTTCCGCCGCTTCGTCGCCGCCGAGCGCGACCGGCTGCTCGCCGAGGCCCTGCGGCTGACCGGCGACCCCGACCGGGCCGAGGACGCCGTCCAGCACGCCCTGGCCCGCGCCCGGCTGTCCTGGGGACGGCGCGGCGCCGACCCCGCGGTCACCGCCGCCGACGCGCTGCACGACGCCGCCGGCCGCGGCGGGCAGGTGCTGGGGTCCCTCGACGACCGCACCTCCCCGGTCCACGTCCCGGCGGCCGGCTGGCGGCTGGACGCCGACGCAGCCGCCACCGACGCCCTCGCGCGGGCCCGCCGGCGGCGCCGGCTGCGCACCGGGGGCCTGGCCGGGGCCGCGCTGGTCGCGCTCGCCGCCGTCGCCCTGGTCGTGCCGCGGGTGCCCGACGGGCCGCCGTCCGCGCCGACCGCCGCCGTCGCGCCGGACCGGCCGGCCGAGGTGGCGGTGCTCACCGGACCTCCCCGCGGCTCGCTGGCCGGGGACGCGGCGTTCGTCGAGGCCGCCCGGCGCGCCGACTGGGGTGCGCTCACCGCGCCGCCGGTGGCCGAACGCCAGGTCGTCCTCGCCACCGACACCCCGCACGGCCGGGTGGTCCTGCTCGCCGGCACGGTCGAGGGCGACATGCGCGGCGTGTGGCTCACCGGCCCGGCCGGCACCCCGGTCGACCGGCTGCGCCCGTACGTGCCGCAGACCCTGGGCCCGCACCGGCCGGCGGCCCTGCTCGTCGGCGGGCCCGGGTCCGCGAGCCTCGTGGTGGTCACCGCCCCCGGCGACGAGGTGCAGGTCTCCCCGCGGCTGCAGGTCGGCCCGCGCGGCACGGTCGGGCGCACCTACGACCCCGTCCCCTCCGACGGCGGCCTCGCGGTCACCACCGTCCCGACCACCGCGGCCGGCGCCGGCACCAGCGTCCGGGTGCTGCGGGCGGGCACGCCGGTGTACCGGGCCGCGGTGGCCGCGCCCGACCTCCCGGCCGGCCCCGCCGCGGTGCCGCCGCTGGAGCCGCTGCGGCCGGCCGCCGTCCGCCCCGCCGACCGGCTGGTGACCGAGGCGCTGACCGCGATCGCCGTCCCCCTCGGCGCGGAGCCGGCCGCGCTGGAGCCGCAGCTGCTGTGGTCCGGGACGCTGCCCATGCCCGAGGTGGCGGGCAGCGTCGCCGTCGTCGTCGGGCGCAGCCCCGGCGGCGGTCTGGTCGTCACGACGCGGGCCGGGCAGCTCGGCACCGGGAGCGCCGGGCGCACGGTCGGTTGCGGGGTGTCCACGCCGCCGGGGACGACCGACGTGGCCGGCCTGGTGGTGGCGCGGGTGTGCGACCTGTCCTCCCCGGAGGCCGAGCCGTCCGCGGAGGGCCGGTGGCTGGTGGTCACCGCCCCGGCGCCGGCCACCGCCGCCGCGGTGCTGGACGAGCGCGGCGGCGTGCTGGCCACCGTGCCCCTGCCCGACGGCGGCGGCACGGTGCTGCTGCCGCCCGGGGCGCGCGACGTGCGCACCCTGGACGCGGCCGGCGTGGCCCTGGCCGAGGTGCCGGTCAGCGCGGTCGCCACCGAGACGTTCGGCGACTACGGCTCCGGCGAGGTGGGCTGAGGGTCAGCTGCGCGCCGGCCCGGGCAGCCGGAGCACGTCGGCGGTCACCGCGCCGTCCGGGGCCAGCCGGTCGGGCGCGGGGCTGTCGTAGACGACCAGCAGCCGGGGGTCCTCCGGCGGGCCCAGCAGGCCGATGCCCTCCGCGTGGTCGTCGCCCTCGCCGTAGGGGAGGTCGAGCTCGCGGGTGAGCCGCTCGCCGCGGACGACCCGCGGCGGGTCGCCGGCCATCCCCCCGTGCCACCGGTACAGGTGCACCGGGCCGTCGAGGTCCATGGTCGGGCCGGCGAGCACGAGCAGGTCCTCGCCCTGCGGGCACAGGTCGCGCACGCCCAGGCCGCGCATGCGCAGCGCGAACGTGCGGTACGGGCGGCCGTCGGGGAACGGCCGCAGCCGCAATCGCCCGGGCGCGTGCGGGTCGCTCTCGGGCTGTACCTGGAGGACGACGGCCCAGCCGCGCAGCACCGGTCCGCGCAAACCCAGGAACACCCGCCGGCCGGCCACCGCGATGCCCTCGACGTCCAGCCCGTTGTCCTTGCCGGGGATGGGCAGGAAGGGGCCGAGCAGCTCGTCGTCGGCCAGCAGGTCGCGCAGGTCCGGGCCGGTGGTGCCGAACACCGCGGCGCGGCTGCGGACGCCGTCGACGACGGACTCCGCCACCGGTGTGGGCAGCCCGTCGACGTCCCGGACCGGGATGCGCAGCAGGACCTGCCGGTTCGGCTGGCCGCTCACCCGGGCCAGCCGGCGCAGCGCCTGCCGGTCGTCGTGCTTGTCCTTGACCCGGCGGCGGCGCAGGCTGTGCGAGCCCACCGCCCACAGGAACGACCCGTCGCGGGCCAGGCCCTCGATGTCGGCCTCCTCCTCGTCGTCCCCCGAGCCGGGCAGGTCGACGAGGTCGGCGAGCCGGAACGTGGTGTGGTCGCGGTACTCCGCCGGCGCGGCGGGGTCGTCGGCGACCAGGCGCTCGATGGTCGCCGTCTCGTCGCCGGCCACCCACAGCACCGGGCCGTCGCTGCGGACCGCCGAGAGGTTGGTGTGCGTCCCGGCCGCCCGCGCCGTGTCCCCGAAGTGCAGCCGCACCGTCCGCTCCACCGTCACGGCCGCCAGCCTGGCACGGCGGCGCCGCGCGTTCCCAGAGGCGTCCAGGCGACCCACCCCCTGGACGCGGTGTGCGGAGGCCGGACGCCGCGGCGTCGCCCGGTCAGCGGGCGACGGCCGCGATGGTCGTCGCCGCCAGGGCGGCACCGGCCGCCGGGGAGGACGACGGGACGAGGTCCAGCGCGGCGAGCGCCCGCGTGGTGTCGACGAAGTCCCGCACCGGCTGCGCGTCCATGTCGTTGCGCCAGGCGATCGCCACCGCGGACGGCGGCAACCCGTCGACCGGCACGAAGGCCAGTCCGGGCCGGTCGTAGAAGCGCTGGGTGGAGGCCTGCGTGAAGGCCACGCCCCGCCGGGACAGGATGGCCTCGAAGCACTCGTCCACGCCGGCCACCTCCGCCCCCAGCCGGACCGTGTGCGAGCCACGGGTGTCGACGGCGAGCCAGAAGTCCCGCCAGTAGTCCGGGGCCCGGCGGCCGACGAACGGCTCGTCGACGACGTCCGCGACGGTGATGCGGCCGCGGGCGGCGAGCGGCGAGTCGGTCGAGGTCACCAGCACGCGCGGCTCGACGAACAGCGTCTCCATCGACAGCCAGCTCTGCACCACGATGGGTGGACGGACGAACGCCACGTCGACGCTGCCGGTGGACAGTCCGACGTAGGGATCGGCGAAGTCGTGCGAGCGCATCTCCACCTGCACCCGGGGACAGCGGGCCTGGAACGCCGCGAGGATCTTCGGGGTCAGCTCCGCTGCCGCGTTGGCCTGGAAGCCGACGACCAGACTGCCCGCCGCGCCGTCGGCCGCTCTGCGCGTCGCGGCGGTCAGGCGCTCGACGCCGGCCAGCAGCCGGTGCGCCTCCTCCAGGAGCACCACGCCCGCCGGGGTCAGCTCGACGTGGCGGCTGGTGCGCGCCAGCAGCCGCGCGCCGAGGGTGTGCTCGAGCTTGCGGATCTGCACGCTCAGCGAGGGCTGGCTGATGTGCAGTCGTACGGCCGCCCGGCCGAAGTGGAGCTCCTCTGCCACCGCGACGAAGTAGCGCAGGACGCGGATCTCCGGCGCGTCCGTCACCCGTCCAGCCTAGGAGTCGTGGTCGCCGTCACACCAATAGTCGGCGGCTATCGACGGGGAGCCGACAGGTATTGGACGCCTCCGCCCCGCACCGCTGTCATGGCGGTCGTCACACCCGGCTCGGAGAGGAGTACGACGATGACCGCAGCGACCCGAGCGCCGTCGGCACAGGCGTGGGCCGAGGCCTTCGCCGAGGCCAGCAACGCCGACCCCGAGATCCGGGCCCACGGCAGGTACTTCACCTGCTCGTGGCTGCTCGACGCCGACGAGCGCAGCTACGTGGTGCAGGTGCAGTCCGGCCGGGTCACCGACGTCACGGTGGACCCCGGTCCGCTCGACGTGCCCTACGACTTCGCCATCCGGGCCGGCGTGGAGACGTGGCGTGGTTTCGGTGAGCCCGTGCCCGCCCCGATGTTCCACGGCATCTGGGCGGCCAGCTTCCAGCGGGACATGCGCCTGGAGGGTCAGGTGCTCGTCCTCATGCAGAACCTGCGCTGCATCACCCGCCAGATCGAACTGTTGCGCGTCGTCGGCGCCCCCGTCTGAGGAGGACGAACAGCCATGAGCAGGATCTCCCCGGTCACCGGTCACTACGTGACGCTCGAGGTCGACGGCCTGGAGTACAAGGTCTTCTACCTGGAGAACGGCAGCGGACAGCCCCTGGTGTGCCAGCACACCGCCGGCTGCCACAACCACCAGTGGCGCGGCCTGCTGGAGGACGACGAGATTACCGCGAAGCACCGGGTCATCGCCTACGACCTGCCCCGACACGGCAAGTCCGACCCGCCGGAGAACATCGAGTGGTGGAAGGAGGAGTACCAGCTCACCGCCGACCACTACGTCAACTTCATCGTCGCCCTCTGCGATGCCCTGGAGCTCGAGGACCCGATCTTCATGGGTTCCTCCTTCGGCGGGAACGTCGCACTGCAGCTCGCCCTGCGCCGTCCCGATCGGTTCGCCGGCGTCCTGTCGGTGGAGGGCGCCGACTACTCCCCCGGCTTCTACCTCGACTGGTGGCAGCACCCGCACGCGAACGCAGCGCAGGTCTGCGCGAGCGGGGTGTGGGACCTGATGGCGCCGCAGTCCCCCGAGGCCGACCGCTGGAAGACGTGGTTCTACTACTCGCAGGGCTCGGAGGCCTTCAAGGGTGACCTGTACTTCTACTCGGTCGACCACGACCTGCGGGGCCGGCTCGGGGAGATCGACGGCGACCGGTGTCCGGTGGTGATGCTGACCGGGGAGTACGACTACCTCACGACGCCCGAGGACAGCGCCCGCACCGCCGGTGAGATCAAGAACGGCACGTTCATCGCCATGCCCGAGATCGGGCACTTCCCCATGAGCGAGAACCACGCCACCTTCCGCCGCTACCTCATCCAGGCGCTCGAGACGCTGCGCGACGCCAAGGCGGCGACGTCCGGCTGAACCCCTCTCCCCCGATCCGGTGGGGAGAGGGGTTCAGCCGCCCCACCGGATCAGCACGGGTGCTCCAGGCGTCGGCCGGCAGCCGCCGCCAGCCGACGTCCAGCCGCCTCGCAGGCTCCGCTCGGGCAGCCGCGGCACCGTGGGGGCATGGACGCCGACGCCCGCCGACCCCTGGACGCCGCCCTGCTGCTCGCCGTGCTCGCGGTGGTCTGGCTGACCCTCACCCCGGCCGGCGGGTCGGGGTGGGCGTGGGGGGCGCCGCTGACCGAGCTGCGCTGGTACGCGACCGGGCTGGACTCCGGGACCACGCTGCTGCAGCTGGTCGGCAACCTGGTGCTGCTCGCGCCGCTGGCCGGCCTCGCCGTCCTCCGGTGGCCCGCGCTGGGCACCCCGGCCCGCCTGCTCCCGCTCGCGCTGGCCGCCGGGGCCGCCATCGAGCTGCTGCAGTGGGCGCTACCCCTGGGGCGGGTGGTCTCCCCCGTCGACGCCGCGCTCAACGCGACCGGCGCGGTGGTCGCCGGGTCGGCGGTGGCGCTGGCCGCCCGTCTCGCGCAGCGGGGGACCACCCGGCTCTGCTGAGGCGCCCGCGAGGCGTCTCCGCGGGAACGTCCTCGGACTCCGGACCTCGACGGCGCTCCCGCGGGATCGGTCCTCGTACTCGGCGCGCTGCCAGGCGGAGGAGCCGCCGGGTGCGGTCACCCGTCCGGGGGAAGGGACCTCCCGTCCTGGGGGCAGGCAGGGACAGTGGCGCTCGTGGATCCGGCCCCGCGCGTACCGCCGCGGGGACCCCGCGTGCCACGGGCGCCGATGGTGGCCGCGGGGGTCCTGGCGCTGGGCGCGACACTGCTCGGCTCACTGCCGTGGCCACGGCCGCGGTGGGCAGGGGCTTCGGCGTGGCTGCTCGCCGACGTGCCCGTCTCCCTCGGGGTGGTCGTGCTCGCGACCGCCGTGGGCTGCGTCGGCACCGCGGTGCGGCTCACCGGATCGGTGGAGCCCCTGCGCCGGGGGGACGTCCGGACCTGGCTGTGGCTGGCCCTCCTGCTGATCGCCGCGGCGGCGCTGGTGTGGAACGCCCTCTACGCGGCGGCCCTGTCGACGATCGCGTTCGGTGCGGTGATCCCCGTCTTCCACTGGCTCTTCACCTTCCTCCCCGCCGTCCTCGCCGGGGCGCTGTTCGCCAGTCGCGGACAGGCTCGGTGGTCGGCTGCACTCGGCACCGGGGTCGTCACCGTGCCGCTGTTCGCCCTGTCCTGGGCACTGCTCTCCCCGGCACTGTCGCTGGACGGGATCCTCGGCACGCTGTGGACCACCGCCGTCCTGGGCGTCGTCCCCCTCGCCGTCGGAATCGCTGCGGCGGGGGCGATGGGCGGTGCACCGACCGTCGGCGACGGCATCTCGTAGGCACCGGGAGCCGTCCGGTCAGCGCCAGCGGTACTCCAGCTCCGGGCGGCCGGTGCCGCCGTAGCGCGGGGCCCGGTCGACCAGGCCGGCGTCGGCGAGGTACTCCAGGTAGCGGCGGGCGGTGATCCGCGAGGCGCCGATCAGCTCGGCGGTCTCCGCGGCCGACAGCCCCTCCCCGGCGGCCCGGACGGCGGCGACGACGGCGTCCAGGGTCTCCCGGCCCATGCCCTTGGGCAGCGGCGCGGGCCGGGTCGGGCGCATCGCGCCGAGCACCCGGTCCACGTCGTCCTGCCCGGCGGCGTCGCCGGGCTCCCGCGACCGCGACCGGTACTCGGCGTAGGCGGCCAGCCGGTCGCGCAGCGCGGGGTAGGTGAACGGCTTGAGCAGGTAGCCGACGACGCCGTGCGCGGCCGCCGCCCGCACGACCGTCAGCTCCCGGGCGGAGGTGACGGCGAGGACGTCGACGGCCGCGCCGGCGCCGCGGATGCGCCGGCACAGGTCGATGCCGTGCGCGTCGGGCAGGTTCATGTCCAGCAGCACCAGGTCGACCGGCACCCGCGACAGCGCGTCGAGGGCGGCCGCGCCGGTGCCGGCGACCGCCGCGGTGGCGAAGCCCGGCGTCCGGTCGACGTAGGCGCGGTGCGCCTCGGCGGCGACCGGCTCGTCCTCGACGACCAGCACGCGGATCACCGCGCCGTCCCGACGGGGGAGACCACCGGCAGGGCGACGGTGAACAGCGCGCCGGGACCGGGCCGGACGGTCAGCGTGCCGCCGTGCCGCGCGACGGTCGAGGCGACCAGCGCCAGGCCCAGCCCGCGGCCGAGCCCGGACGGCGCCTCGCCGGTGTCCTTGGTGCTCCAGCCGCGCTCGAACAGGTGCGGCAGGTCCTCCTCGCGCACCCCGGGCCCGGTGTCCTCGACGCGGACCTCCAGCCGCCCGCCGCAGACCTCCGCGGCGACCTGGACCTCCCGCGGCGGGTCGCCGGCCAGGGCGGCGTCGATCGCGTTGTCCAGCAGGTTGCCAACGACGGTGACCAGGTCGCCGCCGGGGATGCCGGTCTCCCCCACCGCGGTCGCCGGGTCGACCTCCAGCAGCACGCCGCGCTCGTGCGCGGTCGCCGCCTTGCCCAGCAGCAGCGCGGCCAGCACCGGGTCGCCGACGGCGTCCACCACCCGGTCGGTGAGCCGCTGGGCCGACGCCAGCTGGGCGGTGGCGAAGTCGATCGCCTCCTCGGTGCGGCCGAGCTCCACCAGGGAGACCGTGGTGTGCAGCCGGTTGGCCGCCTCGTGCGCCTGGGCGCGCAGCGACTCGGCGAACGCCCGGATGCCGTGCAGCTCACCGGTCAGCGCCTGCAGCTCGGTGTGGTCCCGCAGCGTGACCACCGCGCCTGCCGCGCGGCCGCCCGGCCGCGGCGGCGCCTGGTTGACCACCAGCACCCGGGTGCCGGTCACGTGCACCTCGTCGACGGCGGTCCGCTGCTGGGCGAGCGCGGCGGTGAGCCCCGACGGCAGGCCCAGCTCGGCGACGTGCCGGCCG
This window of the Geodermatophilus sp. DSM 44513 genome carries:
- the mug gene encoding G/U mismatch-specific DNA glycosylase — its product is MPGKPLRDVIAPGLDVLFCGINPSLTSAARGHHFARPGNRFWPAIHLAGFTPRRLAPEEDRELLTHGLGVTNLADRPTRTAAELTAEELREGAAALDALVTRYRPRVLAVLGVTAYRAGFGRPRAVLGRQEERVGGARTWVVPNPSGLNAHYQLPDLARVYRQLREEPP
- a CDS encoding DUF3616 domain-containing protein, with product MTVERTVRLHFGDTARAAGTHTNLSAVRSDGPVLWVAGDETATIERLVADDPAAPAEYRDHTTFRLADLVDLPGSGDDEEEADIEGLARDGSFLWAVGSHSLRRRRVKDKHDDRQALRRLARVSGQPNRQVLLRIPVRDVDGLPTPVAESVVDGVRSRAAVFGTTGPDLRDLLADDELLGPFLPIPGKDNGLDVEGIAVAGRRVFLGLRGPVLRGWAVVLQVQPESDPHAPGRLRLRPFPDGRPYRTFALRMRGLGVRDLCPQGEDLLVLAGPTMDLDGPVHLYRWHGGMAGDPPRVVRGERLTRELDLPYGEGDDHAEGIGLLGPPEDPRLLVVYDSPAPDRLAPDGAVTADVLRLPGPARS
- a CDS encoding LysR substrate-binding domain-containing protein; the protein is MTDAPEIRVLRYFVAVAEELHFGRAAVRLHISQPSLSVQIRKLEHTLGARLLARTSRHVELTPAGVVLLEEAHRLLAGVERLTAATRRAADGAAGSLVVGFQANAAAELTPKILAAFQARCPRVQVEMRSHDFADPYVGLSTGSVDVAFVRPPIVVQSWLSMETLFVEPRVLVTSTDSPLAARGRITVADVVDEPFVGRRAPDYWRDFWLAVDTRGSHTVRLGAEVAGVDECFEAILSRRGVAFTQASTQRFYDRPGLAFVPVDGLPPSAVAIAWRNDMDAQPVRDFVDTTRALAALDLVPSSSPAAGAALAATTIAAVAR
- a CDS encoding alpha/beta fold hydrolase encodes the protein MSRISPVTGHYVTLEVDGLEYKVFYLENGSGQPLVCQHTAGCHNHQWRGLLEDDEITAKHRVIAYDLPRHGKSDPPENIEWWKEEYQLTADHYVNFIVALCDALELEDPIFMGSSFGGNVALQLALRRPDRFAGVLSVEGADYSPGFYLDWWQHPHANAAQVCASGVWDLMAPQSPEADRWKTWFYYSQGSEAFKGDLYFYSVDHDLRGRLGEIDGDRCPVVMLTGEYDYLTTPEDSARTAGEIKNGTFIAMPEIGHFPMSENHATFRRYLIQALETLRDAKAATSG
- a CDS encoding VanZ family protein, whose amino-acid sequence is MDADARRPLDAALLLAVLAVVWLTLTPAGGSGWAWGAPLTELRWYATGLDSGTTLLQLVGNLVLLAPLAGLAVLRWPALGTPARLLPLALAAGAAIELLQWALPLGRVVSPVDAALNATGAVVAGSAVALAARLAQRGTTRLC
- a CDS encoding response regulator, with product MIRVLVVEDEPVAAEAHRAYVDRTPGFATAAVAGTGAAALDALSRVPVDLVLLDMNLPDAHGIDLCRRIRGAGAAVDVLAVTSARELTVVRAAAAHGVVGYLLKPFTYPALRDRLAAYAEYRSRSREPGDAAGQDDVDRVLGAMRPTRPAPLPKGMGRETLDAVVAAVRAAGEGLSAAETAELIGASRITARRYLEYLADAGLVDRAPRYGGTGRPELEYRWR
- a CDS encoding sensor histidine kinase, with translation MPALLPRRRGEASLARRLLLLQALVVGAVVLTATAEAYRDARASVETAAEERTTAIVESIADSPLVVQAVTGPDPTAVLQPYVEAVRADTGTSFITVLAPDRTRFTHPDPAQIGRPYIGTVEPALAGDTFTETYTGTLGPSVRATGPVRDGDGDVVALVSAGVTVEEIGEDLAAAVPGIAGAGAVALGVGALGSVALSRRLRRQTHGLSPAQLARMVDYHHAVLRAVREGLLLVDDEGRVQLVNDEARRLLGLTGDPTGRHVAELGLPSGLTAALAQQRTAVDEVHVTGTRVLVVNQAPPRPGGRAAGAVVTLRDHTELQALTGELHGIRAFAESLRAQAHEAANRLHTTVSLVELGRTEEAIDFATAQLASAQRLTDRVVDAVGDPVLAALLLGKAATAHERGVLLEVDPATAVGETGIPGGDLVTVVGNLLDNAIDAALAGDPPREVQVAAEVCGGRLEVRVEDTGPGVREEDLPHLFERGWSTKDTGEAPSGLGRGLGLALVASTVARHGGTLTVRPGPGALFTVALPVVSPVGTAR